From Senegalia massiliensis, a single genomic window includes:
- a CDS encoding CBS domain-containing protein, translated as MKAKEIMTKSVITVTEDDIIEDVTKILITNKISGVPVVNDEQEVVGIVTETDLIFRDKDVNIPSYVPLLGGFILLDSVKKFEKELRKAAAYKVKDVMTSPVIKVYEEDEVRKVVNIMLDRRINRVPVIDKEGKLKGIIARSDILAHL; from the coding sequence ATGAAAGCCAAAGAAATAATGACTAAAAGTGTGATAACAGTAACAGAAGATGACATAATAGAAGATGTAACGAAAATTTTAATAACTAATAAAATTAGTGGAGTTCCAGTAGTAAATGATGAACAAGAAGTTGTTGGAATTGTAACAGAGACGGACTTAATATTTAGAGACAAAGATGTAAATATACCTTCTTATGTTCCATTATTAGGAGGATTTATTTTACTTGATTCTGTAAAAAAATTTGAAAAAGAATTAAGAAAGGCCGCTGCGTATAAAGTTAAAGATGTCATGACATCTCCAGTGATTAAAGTTTATGAAGAAGATGAAGTTAGAAAAGTGGTAAACATTATGTTAGATAGGAGAATTAACAGAGTTCCTGTCATAGATAAAGAAGGGAAATTAAAAGGAATAATAGCTAGATCAGATATTTTAGCTCATCTTTAA